The following coding sequences are from one Salvia hispanica cultivar TCC Black 2014 chromosome 3, UniMelb_Shisp_WGS_1.0, whole genome shotgun sequence window:
- the LOC125215523 gene encoding KHG/KDPG aldolase-like isoform X2 has translation MIVPIANKVGIVSTRIDTCRSSLFCSKNSSVSLHPTNVADRVLMDIQNSGIIACLRAKSAELAVEAARAALRGGISVLEITMSTPGVFEALQCLVQEYPSASIGVGTVLDRRVAKEAVHIGAKFLMSPAMVKGILSDVAEGQALYIPGAATPTEVLSASTDGAKLIKLTDTDSVGAYICEGASAVVLSDAIFDKKAMAERNFLRIHHLACSAATKGNQAVRKIKCMDE, from the exons ATGATTGTTCCAATCGCAAACAAGGTTGGAATTGTTTCGACGAGGATAGACACTTGCCGCAGCTCTCTCTTCTGCAGCAAGAATTCCTCCGTCTCTCTTCATCCCACTAACGTTGCTGACAGAGTGTTGATGGATATTCAAAATTCCGGCATTATTGCTTGCCTTCGCGCCAAAAG tgcaGAGTTAGCCGTGGAGGCTGCTCGTGCAGCACTCCGGGGTGGAATTTCCGTT TTGGAAATCACAATGTCAACTCCGGGTGTTTTTGAG GCGTTGCAATGTCTGGTTCAAGAATATCCTTCAGCATCAATAGGA GTAGGAACTGTTTTAGATAGACGAGTGGCGAAAGAAGCAGTGCATATTGGAGCTAAGTTTCTTATGAGTCCTGCAATGGTGAAG GGAATTCTAAGCGATGTTGCAGAGGGCCAAGCTCTGTATATACCAGGAGCAGCAACCCCTACAGAGGTATTATCTGCATCGACTGATGGTGCCAAACTCATCAAG TTAACTGATACAGATTCAGTTGGAGCATATATATGTGAGGGAGCATCAGCTGTTGTTTTATCGGATGCCATATTTGACAAAAAGGCTATGGCCGAAAGAAATTTTCTTCGAATACATCACTTGGCATGCTCTGCTGCAACTAAGGGGAATCAAGCTGTGAG GAAAATTAAGTGTATGGATGAATGA
- the LOC125215523 gene encoding KHG/KDPG aldolase-like isoform X1, whose protein sequence is MIVPIANKVGIVSTRIDTCRSSLFCSKNSSVSLHPTNVADRVLMDIQNSGIIACLRAKSAELAVEAARAALRGGISVLEITMSTPGVFEALQCLVQEYPSASIGVGTVLDRRVAKEAVHIGAKFLMSPAMVKGILSDVAEGQALYIPGAATPTEVLSASTDGAKLIKVYPVSVLGGVEYLAALKKPFPHIPLVASQGMRLDSVGAYICEGASAVVLSDAIFDKKAMAERNFLRIHHLACSAATKGNQAVRKIKCMDE, encoded by the exons ATGATTGTTCCAATCGCAAACAAGGTTGGAATTGTTTCGACGAGGATAGACACTTGCCGCAGCTCTCTCTTCTGCAGCAAGAATTCCTCCGTCTCTCTTCATCCCACTAACGTTGCTGACAGAGTGTTGATGGATATTCAAAATTCCGGCATTATTGCTTGCCTTCGCGCCAAAAG tgcaGAGTTAGCCGTGGAGGCTGCTCGTGCAGCACTCCGGGGTGGAATTTCCGTT TTGGAAATCACAATGTCAACTCCGGGTGTTTTTGAG GCGTTGCAATGTCTGGTTCAAGAATATCCTTCAGCATCAATAGGA GTAGGAACTGTTTTAGATAGACGAGTGGCGAAAGAAGCAGTGCATATTGGAGCTAAGTTTCTTATGAGTCCTGCAATGGTGAAG GGAATTCTAAGCGATGTTGCAGAGGGCCAAGCTCTGTATATACCAGGAGCAGCAACCCCTACAGAGGTATTATCTGCATCGACTGATGGTGCCAAACTCATCAAG GTGTATCCAGTCTCTGTATTAGGTGGAGTTGAGTATTTAGCAGCATTAAAGAAGCCATTCCCCCATATCCCACTGGTGGCATCACAAGGCATGAGATTAG ATTCAGTTGGAGCATATATATGTGAGGGAGCATCAGCTGTTGTTTTATCGGATGCCATATTTGACAAAAAGGCTATGGCCGAAAGAAATTTTCTTCGAATACATCACTTGGCATGCTCTGCTGCAACTAAGGGGAATCAAGCTGTGAG GAAAATTAAGTGTATGGATGAATGA
- the LOC125215523 gene encoding KHG/KDPG aldolase-like isoform X3 yields the protein MIVPIANKVGIVSTRIDTCRSSLFCSKNSSVSLHPTNVADRVLMDIQNSGIIACLRAKSAELAVEAARAALRGGISVLEITMSTPGVFEALQCLVQEYPSASIGVGTVLDRRVAKEAVHIGAKFLMSPAMVKGILSDVAEGQALYIPGAATPTEVLSASTDGAKLIKVYPVSVLGGVEYLAALKKPFPHIPLVASQGMRLVN from the exons ATGATTGTTCCAATCGCAAACAAGGTTGGAATTGTTTCGACGAGGATAGACACTTGCCGCAGCTCTCTCTTCTGCAGCAAGAATTCCTCCGTCTCTCTTCATCCCACTAACGTTGCTGACAGAGTGTTGATGGATATTCAAAATTCCGGCATTATTGCTTGCCTTCGCGCCAAAAG tgcaGAGTTAGCCGTGGAGGCTGCTCGTGCAGCACTCCGGGGTGGAATTTCCGTT TTGGAAATCACAATGTCAACTCCGGGTGTTTTTGAG GCGTTGCAATGTCTGGTTCAAGAATATCCTTCAGCATCAATAGGA GTAGGAACTGTTTTAGATAGACGAGTGGCGAAAGAAGCAGTGCATATTGGAGCTAAGTTTCTTATGAGTCCTGCAATGGTGAAG GGAATTCTAAGCGATGTTGCAGAGGGCCAAGCTCTGTATATACCAGGAGCAGCAACCCCTACAGAGGTATTATCTGCATCGACTGATGGTGCCAAACTCATCAAG GTGTATCCAGTCTCTGTATTAGGTGGAGTTGAGTATTTAGCAGCATTAAAGAAGCCATTCCCCCATATCCCACTGGTGGCATCACAAGGCATGAGATTAG TTAACTGA